One genomic segment of Hymenobacter psoromatis includes these proteins:
- a CDS encoding relaxase/mobilization nuclease domain-containing protein, whose amino-acid sequence MGKTFPGITKYAMQECKEARVLAAEGVRSDSAAHMAADFDFQRSRRPGLGNAVLHVAISLPPEESIGRTREQVGETLRQSGVAWLKEMKIENTQWGLIQHFDRHHSHAHLIINRVDNDGKTISDKFIGKRSREAAQAVERQLGLISAEQRGREHAKQAGPTPSQQKARTPKEVRQADWQRTRHEVANALAPQRGKVGSFDDLQAKVVWDGIVVKPLQHKKVDGPVVYGVVFSKNGFDFKGSEVGKDFSAGNLQKSFAEYRAQAPAQKDAAQQLGAAFTAGALGQLFADGAKQAKEKQQATAPKQPAVQVTQAPVLPQKDFEFGS is encoded by the coding sequence GTGGGAAAGACCTTTCCTGGCATCACCAAGTACGCCATGCAGGAGTGCAAAGAGGCACGGGTATTGGCTGCCGAAGGCGTGCGCTCAGACAGTGCGGCTCACATGGCCGCCGACTTCGATTTTCAACGGAGCCGGCGGCCAGGGCTGGGCAATGCTGTGCTGCACGTGGCCATCTCGCTGCCACCGGAAGAGAGCATCGGCCGGACGCGCGAGCAGGTGGGTGAGACACTCCGCCAGTCGGGGGTAGCTTGGCTCAAGGAGATGAAAATTGAGAACACCCAGTGGGGGTTGATACAGCACTTCGACCGCCACCATTCACACGCGCATCTCATCATCAACCGAGTTGACAATGACGGCAAAACGATTTCGGATAAGTTTATTGGCAAGCGCAGCCGTGAGGCTGCTCAGGCAGTGGAGCGCCAGTTGGGTCTGATATCGGCGGAGCAGCGCGGGCGCGAGCATGCTAAGCAAGCCGGCCCGACCCCTAGCCAGCAGAAAGCACGCACGCCAAAAGAAGTAAGGCAGGCAGATTGGCAACGGACGCGGCACGAGGTAGCCAATGCGCTAGCTCCTCAACGGGGCAAGGTTGGCTCGTTTGATGACCTACAAGCCAAAGTGGTTTGGGATGGCATTGTGGTGAAGCCGCTGCAACACAAAAAGGTAGACGGTCCAGTCGTGTACGGGGTAGTTTTCTCTAAAAACGGCTTCGATTTCAAGGGTAGCGAGGTCGGGAAGGATTTCAGCGCCGGCAACTTGCAGAAGTCCTTCGCTGAATATCGGGCCCAAGCGCCAGCGCAGAAAGATGCTGCTCAGCAGCTTGGTGCCGCCTTCACTGCTGGGGCTCTAGGGCAGCTATTTGCTGATGGGGCGAAGCAAGCGAAGGAAAAGCAGCAGGCTACGGCACCAAAGCAACCTGCTGTGCAGGTGACCCAGGCTCCCGTGCTACCTCAAAAGGACTTTGAGTTTGGCTCGTAA
- a CDS encoding type I restriction-modification system subunit M produces the protein MDFKQYAAHIWAVADLLRGDYKQADYGKVILPLTVLRRLDGVLAPTKAAVLAEHPRTQNLPPEMADMVLNQKSGLTFYNHSPFDFERLLADPNHVAANLRHYINGFSANAREILEHFEFDHQITKLESADLLFMVLKKFQEIDLHPAKVKPLMMGYIFEELIRKFAESSNETAGEHFTPREVIRLMVNLLFLQDRDILTKKGIVKTIYDPACGTGGMLSVAEEYLHELNDEARLEAFGQELNPESYAICKADMLIKGHRADNIKLGNSFTQDQLPDAKFDYILSNPPFGVEWKKAEKAIKTEHEKLGHAGRFGAGLPRISDGSLLFLQHMASKMKNTAEGTRLAIVFNGSPLFSGAAGSGESEIRRWLLERDMLEGIVALPDQLFYNTGITTYIWLVTNRKAPERKGKVQLLNAVSFSQKMPRSLGSKRNVIADDQLVTITTLYGRFEEGEFCKIFPNEAFGYRRLTVEQPQRDASGKVVKDSKGRPKADGSLRDFENVPLLDDPDEYFRREVLPHVPEAFLDLTKTKEGYEINFTRYFYQYQPLRQLQAIRADILRLEAKTEGLLHTIVD, from the coding sequence ATGGATTTCAAGCAATACGCGGCGCACATCTGGGCCGTAGCCGACCTCTTACGGGGTGATTATAAGCAGGCTGACTACGGCAAAGTAATCTTGCCCCTGACTGTGCTGCGCCGCCTCGACGGGGTGTTGGCCCCCACCAAGGCTGCCGTGCTGGCCGAGCACCCGCGCACGCAGAACCTGCCGCCCGAAATGGCTGACATGGTGCTCAATCAAAAGTCCGGTCTGACGTTTTACAACCACAGCCCGTTTGACTTCGAGCGGCTGCTGGCCGACCCTAACCACGTGGCGGCCAACCTGCGGCACTACATCAACGGCTTTTCGGCCAACGCCCGCGAGATTCTGGAGCACTTCGAGTTTGACCACCAGATAACCAAGCTGGAATCGGCCGACCTGTTGTTCATGGTGCTCAAGAAGTTTCAGGAAATCGACCTGCACCCGGCCAAGGTGAAGCCGCTGATGATGGGCTACATCTTTGAGGAGCTGATTCGCAAGTTTGCGGAAAGCTCGAACGAGACGGCGGGTGAGCACTTTACGCCCCGCGAGGTCATCCGGCTGATGGTAAACCTGCTGTTCTTGCAGGACCGCGACATTCTGACCAAGAAGGGTATCGTGAAGACCATATACGACCCGGCCTGCGGCACGGGCGGGATGCTGAGCGTGGCTGAGGAGTACCTGCACGAGCTGAACGACGAGGCCCGCCTGGAGGCCTTTGGGCAGGAGCTGAACCCCGAGTCGTATGCCATCTGCAAGGCCGACATGCTGATTAAGGGGCACCGGGCCGACAACATCAAGCTGGGCAATAGCTTCACCCAGGACCAACTGCCCGATGCCAAGTTCGACTACATTCTGTCGAACCCGCCGTTTGGAGTGGAGTGGAAGAAGGCGGAAAAGGCCATCAAGACCGAGCACGAGAAGCTGGGGCACGCCGGGCGCTTCGGGGCGGGGCTGCCGCGCATTTCGGACGGCTCACTGCTGTTTTTGCAGCACATGGCCAGCAAGATGAAGAATACGGCTGAGGGCACGCGCCTGGCGATTGTGTTCAACGGCTCGCCCCTGTTTTCGGGGGCGGCCGGCAGTGGGGAAAGTGAAATCCGGCGCTGGCTGCTGGAGCGCGACATGCTCGAAGGCATCGTGGCGCTCCCCGACCAGCTGTTCTACAACACCGGCATCACCACCTACATCTGGCTGGTAACCAACCGCAAGGCTCCCGAGCGCAAGGGCAAGGTGCAGCTGCTCAACGCGGTGAGCTTTTCGCAGAAGATGCCGCGCAGCCTGGGTAGCAAACGCAACGTGATTGCCGACGACCAGCTGGTCACCATTACCACCCTCTACGGGCGCTTCGAGGAGGGCGAATTTTGCAAGATTTTCCCCAACGAGGCCTTTGGCTACCGTCGCCTCACGGTGGAGCAGCCCCAGCGCGATGCCAGCGGCAAGGTGGTGAAGGACAGCAAGGGCCGGCCCAAAGCCGATGGCAGCCTGCGCGACTTCGAGAACGTGCCCCTGCTCGACGACCCCGACGAGTACTTCCGGCGCGAGGTGCTGCCCCATGTGCCCGAGGCGTTCCTAGACCTGACCAAAACCAAGGAGGGCTACGAAATCAACTTCACGCGCTACTTCTACCAGTACCAGCCGCTGCGCCAGCTCCAAGCTATCCGGGCCGATATCCTGCGGCTGGAAGCCAAAACGGAAGGCTTGCTGCACACCATTGTGGACTAA
- a CDS encoding IS5 family transposase, with product MEVLTKDMIIRWILPHLPTRTGGRRPAADPAEVVGAICYKLKTGCQWRWLPVRSLFTGPPLSWQGVYYHFNAWGKQGAWKNLWLTSLRLHRRRLDLSSVQLDGSHTLAKNGGAAIGYQGRKAGRTTNALFLADNQGLPLAVATPQAGNQHDTFELERVFAELCDLLEAAELRLEGLFLNADKAFDVSSLRQACARRGIEANIPRNRRSADWQTDDDTPLDPELYRRRLVIERLNAWLDGFKALLVRYETSLQNWLALHWLAFTVLLLRKIAPPTS from the coding sequence ATGGAAGTCCTGACCAAAGATATGATTATCCGCTGGATACTGCCTCATTTGCCCACCCGCACGGGTGGCCGGCGGCCGGCTGCTGACCCGGCCGAGGTCGTTGGAGCCATCTGCTACAAGCTCAAAACTGGCTGCCAGTGGCGGTGGCTGCCCGTCAGAAGCCTGTTCACGGGGCCGCCATTAAGCTGGCAGGGGGTGTACTACCACTTTAACGCCTGGGGCAAGCAAGGAGCCTGGAAAAATCTGTGGCTCACCAGCTTGCGCCTGCATCGACGCCGCCTCGACTTATCCAGCGTCCAACTCGATGGCAGCCATACGCTGGCCAAGAATGGCGGGGCCGCTATCGGCTACCAAGGCCGCAAGGCGGGCCGCACCACCAACGCCCTGTTCCTGGCCGACAACCAGGGCCTGCCGCTGGCTGTGGCCACGCCCCAGGCCGGTAACCAGCACGATACGTTCGAGTTGGAACGGGTGTTTGCCGAGTTGTGCGACTTACTCGAAGCCGCCGAGCTGCGCTTGGAAGGCTTGTTTTTGAATGCCGACAAAGCCTTTGATGTCAGTAGCTTGCGCCAAGCCTGTGCGCGGCGCGGCATCGAAGCCAACATCCCACGCAACCGGCGCTCAGCCGACTGGCAGACCGATGACGACACCCCCCTGGACCCGGAACTCTACCGCCGCCGCCTGGTCATTGAACGCCTCAACGCCTGGCTCGACGGCTTTAAGGCCCTGCTTGTGCGCTACGAAACCAGCTTGCAAAACTGGCTGGCTCTGCACTGGCTAGCCTTTACCGTACTACTACTGCGCAAAATTGCCCCGCCTACTTCCTAA
- a CDS encoding Abi family protein: MIYGKQALTIADQVALLQARGLHVADPARAAKQLETISYYRLAGYWWPMQDDKVNHTFKPGSDFDTVISLYNFDRELRLLVFDTIERIEIALRTRLIYLFSLGHSPWWFEDPALFRNLGAHNRNLLKIDDELDRSKDSFIQDHYQRYTTDARRPPAWKTLEVLSLGLLSRLYGNLLPAVPETDLVARRFLVFNKTYLAPWLQCITEVRNVCAHHSRLWNRNLTTVPRLLPKPPAFFVVAAPRQPNKLYTALIGMKYLLHSIDPAAGLPQRLRDLLAKYPAADPAAMGFPQNWHQEPLWQN; this comes from the coding sequence ATGATATACGGCAAACAGGCGCTCACCATCGCCGACCAAGTAGCGCTGCTTCAAGCCCGTGGGCTGCACGTAGCCGACCCGGCCAGGGCTGCTAAGCAGCTGGAAACCATTAGCTACTACCGGCTAGCGGGCTACTGGTGGCCGATGCAGGACGACAAGGTTAACCATACCTTCAAGCCGGGTAGCGACTTCGATACGGTTATCAGCCTCTACAATTTCGACCGCGAGCTGCGGCTGCTGGTATTCGATACCATTGAGCGTATCGAAATCGCGCTGCGGACTCGGCTCATCTACCTCTTCTCGCTAGGCCACTCGCCGTGGTGGTTTGAAGACCCGGCTCTGTTTAGAAACCTGGGGGCGCACAATCGCAACCTGTTGAAGATTGACGACGAGCTGGACCGCTCTAAAGACTCGTTTATCCAAGACCACTACCAGCGCTACACCACGGATGCCCGCCGGCCGCCGGCCTGGAAAACCTTAGAGGTACTGTCCCTCGGGCTGCTGTCGCGGCTATACGGCAACCTGCTGCCCGCGGTGCCCGAAACGGACCTGGTAGCGCGGCGCTTCCTGGTGTTCAACAAGACCTATTTAGCGCCGTGGCTGCAATGCATTACGGAGGTGCGCAATGTGTGTGCCCACCACTCGCGCCTCTGGAATCGCAACCTGACCACCGTGCCGCGGCTGCTGCCCAAGCCGCCCGCCTTCTTTGTGGTAGCCGCCCCGCGCCAGCCCAATAAGCTCTATACGGCCCTGATTGGCATGAAATACCTGCTCCACAGTATCGACCCGGCCGCCGGCCTGCCGCAGCGCCTGCGCGACCTGCTGGCAAAATACCCCGCCGCTGACCCGGCCGCAATGGGCTTCCCCCAAAACTGGCACCAAGAACCATTATGGCAGAACTAG
- a CDS encoding restriction endonuclease subunit S: protein MAELVEPQVSRYPAYKPTGVEWMPEIPVGWEVKKLKFVATINPSRDSLKLDESAEAVVFLPMEAVGEDGSFRQDTFKALADVQSGYTYFEQNDVLLAKITPCFENGKATVLTNLVTPVGFGSTEFHVIRPKHDLTISRFLFYTVKSELFLRLGEGVMVGSAGQKRVPTDFLTEFPLPVPSIEEQRAITAFLDDKTAQLDQLITQKRQMLELLREERAALINHAVTKGLDAAAPLRDSGVEWLGEVPAYWEVKQLKHLLVNLEQGWSPSCESRPAEPEEWGVLKVGCVNGLDFDPTENKALPSELTPLPEYEINPGDFLISRANTKELVGSAVVVGEVRPKLLLCDKIFRLFFRENANKEYVLLIISSWYGRFQIQSESSGASSSMQNISQEFLKNMLILLPSRHEQQTIVDHVAEQTSRILETADTINQEIALLQEYRAALIAEAVTGQLDVRHYTPAAVLR from the coding sequence ATGGCAGAACTAGTAGAACCGCAAGTGAGCCGCTATCCAGCCTATAAGCCGACTGGCGTAGAGTGGATGCCGGAAATCCCGGTAGGGTGGGAGGTTAAGAAGCTGAAGTTTGTAGCAACCATTAACCCAAGCAGAGATAGTTTAAAACTTGACGAAAGTGCTGAAGCAGTAGTCTTTCTGCCGATGGAGGCTGTGGGAGAAGATGGTAGCTTTCGGCAGGATACTTTCAAGGCTTTGGCTGACGTGCAAAGCGGTTACACCTATTTCGAGCAGAACGATGTCTTGTTGGCGAAAATCACGCCCTGCTTCGAGAATGGCAAAGCAACTGTCTTGACGAATTTGGTAACTCCTGTTGGGTTCGGCTCCACTGAGTTTCATGTGATTCGACCGAAGCATGATTTAACCATTTCCCGGTTTCTGTTCTATACGGTAAAGTCAGAGCTGTTTTTGAGATTAGGCGAAGGTGTAATGGTCGGTTCAGCCGGCCAAAAGCGGGTGCCAACTGATTTTCTGACAGAGTTTCCTTTGCCTGTTCCTTCGATTGAAGAACAACGCGCCATTACTGCCTTCCTAGACGACAAAACCGCCCAGCTAGACCAGCTCATCACCCAGAAGCGGCAGATGCTGGAGCTGCTGCGGGAGGAGCGGGCCGCCCTCATCAACCACGCCGTGACCAAAGGCCTGGATGCCGCCGCGCCCCTGCGCGATTCGGGCGTGGAGTGGCTGGGGGAGGTGCCCGCATATTGGGAGGTGAAGCAGTTGAAGCATCTGCTGGTTAATCTGGAGCAAGGGTGGAGCCCGTCGTGTGAGAGTCGGCCAGCCGAACCAGAAGAATGGGGCGTTTTGAAAGTTGGCTGTGTAAATGGGCTGGATTTTGACCCAACAGAAAACAAGGCGCTTCCTTCGGAATTGACTCCACTACCCGAGTACGAAATCAACCCAGGGGATTTCCTGATTTCGAGAGCGAATACCAAAGAGCTAGTTGGCAGCGCCGTGGTAGTCGGAGAAGTAAGACCAAAGCTGCTACTCTGTGATAAGATATTCCGTTTGTTCTTTCGAGAAAACGCTAACAAAGAGTATGTGTTGCTGATAATCAGCTCATGGTATGGCCGTTTTCAGATTCAGTCAGAATCTTCAGGTGCTAGCAGTTCAATGCAGAATATCAGCCAGGAGTTTCTAAAGAACATGCTGATACTATTGCCTAGCCGGCATGAGCAGCAAACCATTGTCGACCACGTTGCGGAGCAGACAAGCCGCATTCTGGAAACTGCCGATACCATCAACCAGGAAATAGCTCTGCTGCAAGAGTACCGCGCCGCCCTCATCGCCGAGGCCGTAACCGGGCAGCTCGATGTGCGGCACTATACCCCGGCGGCGGTTCTTAGGTAA